Within bacterium, the genomic segment AAAATATTGAGCACCACCGCACTGGCAAGACCTGGTGCATCTACCCGATGTACGATTATGCACACTGCATCTCCGATTCGATCGAAGGGATCACCCACTCCATTTGCACCCTCGAGTTCGAGGACCACCGTCCACTTTATGACTGGTTCCTCGACCAACTCGGTATCTACCATCCACAGCAGATCGAATTTGCGCGTTTGAATCTCTCCTATACGGTGCTCAGCAAGCGCAAATTGCTGCAACTGGTGAGCGAAAAACATGTCAGCGGCTGGGATGATCCGCGCATGCCGACGATCGCCGGTATGCGCCGCCGGGGCTACACCCCGGAAGCCCTGCGCAATTTTGCCGAAATCATCGGAGTGGCCAAACGCGACAGCGTCGTCGATATCCAGCTCCTGGAACATTGCATTCGCGAGGATCTGAATCTCCGCGCTCCCCGCCGCATGGCGGTGCTGAATCCCGTCAAGGTCATCATCGACAATTATCCCGATGGGATGGTCGAAGAGCTGGAGGCCATCAATAATCCAGAGGATGCCTCCATGGGCACCCGCAAGGTCCCTTTCAGCCGCGAGATCTATATTGAGCGGGATGACTTCCGTGAGGATCCCCCGAAGCAGTTTCACCGGCTCTCACCCGGCGTTGAGGTCCGGCTTCGTTATGCCTATTTTATCACCTGCACCGGAGTGGAAAAAGATGCCCAGGGAATGGTCACCCTGCTGCATTGCAGTTATGATCCGGCTTCGCGGGGAGGCGGCACGCCGGATGGGCGCAAGGTGAAGGGGACCCTTCACTGGGTTTCCGCGGCGCACGCCTTGGATGCGACGGTGCGGTTGTACGACCACCTCTTCACCAAACCGGATCCGCAGGAGGTGGCCGAAGACGAGAGTTTTCTCGATTATCTTAACCCCCAGTCCCTCCAGGTGATTGAGCACTGCAAGCTGGAACCAGTGCTTGCGGGTGCACAGCCGGGCGAGAGGGTGCAATTCGAACGCAGCGGATATTTTATCGCCGACACCATGGACTCCAAACCCGGAGCGCCGGTTTTCAACCGGACTGTTTCGTTGCGGGATAGTTGGGCCAAAATCGAGAAAAAAATGGGCGGCTGAGTGCCCGGCGCCAGACACCGCCTCGCATCGCAGCGCCAAGCTGTATCCGTATCGTAAAAAATATATTTGAAATCTGGCAAAATATGCGTATATTAATCAATTAAAGTTGGGACAACCTACTGGGGAATCGTCCAATGGCAGGACACATGACTCTGGATCATGGTATCGGGGTTCGAATCCCTGTTCCCCAGCCCGAGGCGGAGGGTTAGACAATAACCCTCCGTTTTTTATTGCACCCTGATCATCCCACCGCTCCTTCCGCGACAACCCCCTCATTCTGGCATATTTATTGTACATTTCCAGGGTCAGCAGACGCTGACAGGGACGTAATCTTGCCAATTCCAATAAAATCAAATAACGAAATGGACGCAAAGCGCGACCATAAGGGCCTCCTGTTACACAAATGTCGTTTTCATGTTCCAATTTGTAACAAGAATCGGGAGTTATGAACTCGGGAAAGTGGTTACATGGGCTGGTAGCGCTCACCGCGGCCATACTGATCCTGGCGCAGCAGTCGCCTGTGCCGAAAGGGATGTCCCGCCAAGCGGAGATGGTCCCGCTTTCCCGGATCGACGTGGGGCCGCTCGCCCCAATCTCCATCAGTGAGTTCCTGCCCCCGCCGACGGTCCGGCGCGCCGCACTGCAACCCCGCACGCCGGTTTCATCATCGACCGCCAGCCCAATTTTACCGACGTCGCCGCCCATGAAGGCGGCAAAAGCAACGGCGGTTGTCTCTTCGAGTGCTGCTGGGCAAAAGAGTGAAGCGGGTCCCGAAGCCACGCCAGCGATTGCCGCGGATGCTCCTGCCGACGCGGAAAAAGCGATCGCGGATGCCCGGCCCTCTTCTCTCTCCGCCAACGAACGCCCCCGCGCCGTACGCGATGATAATCGTCTGAACGAGCGCATCCATCGCGATGTTGTCCTGCTCATCAAGAACTATATCGCCGGGCATGCCTCTAGAGAAGTGTCGGCGGTTGAGCCGATGCACCTCGCCAGCGCCGACCGGCTAGCCCTTCCTGAACCGAGCCTGGTAGCAGAGCAGAGTACCGGGGATCGCTGGAGGGCGGTCTTGGCGGCGGGTCCGGTCCGCGTTTTCGGCGCCGTACCGGGGATGAAAACCGCGGGATACAGCCTGGATGGCTTTCTGGATTTCAGGATTACCTCTGGCATAGCGCTCGGCGGCAGCATCGGATTGGACCGGATGCACAGCCGGGACGGTCGAGCGGATTTTTCGTTACTACAGGCCAGCGTGCAGGCGCGGCTTTTCTTCCATCCCCGGGCCAGGCTCACGCCCTTCGCTCAAGCGGGCATAGGCTATGGGCAATATCTGACAGGGAGGGCCGCGACGACTGGTGATGCTGCGGCGCTCGGTAAAAAAAGCGCTCCCGTTGCACATCTCGGCGCCGGAATTGAGTGCCCCCTCACCCGCCGCGCCGGCGCACAGCTCCTGGTGGACTATGAACGGCTGCAAAAGCGGGCTGCCGGGCTCAAACCGGAGAGTTCAGGGAAGGCTTCCTGGTCTTTCATGGCTGGAATCACCCTTTCCCTGAGCGGGCCGCGAACCATCACCCGGCCCACTGCAAACGGCCTGGCGGTCAATGCCGCGTCTCAAAAATAGCGGGAACATTCTGCGATTTTTTACGTTATTCTTCTAGGCGGCCTGCCCCTATCCCTCCATCGAATGCCGACCCCCCTAAGGCATTCCCCAATAAGGGCGGCCGCCTTTTTTTTATTTGAAAAATGCGGGATCTACCTATAGAGTAATCGAGTAAAAAATGCCGCGACTTCGCGATGGCCGGCGAGGATGCGCCCGTAGCTCAACTGGATAGAGCTTCTGACTTCGGATCAGATGGCTGGGGGTTCGAGTCCCTTCGGGCGCGCAAAAAAAAGAGCTCAACAGTGCTGAGCTCTTTTTTTTAGGGGGGGGAGGCTTCGCTCATACCCGGCGGTTGGCGATGAGCAGGGTTCCGGGATCGAGGCGTAGCTGCAGCCGGTCGCTCCCTTTTTCCTCATGATCCTTCAGCAGCTTGAGTTCAATATAGTCGCGGTGTGCAACCAGCAGGATGATCACCGAGAGGAGATTTTGAAAGGCGCTGATCGGCGCCGGAATGGCTTTTGGGTCCGTGATCTGAACGTCGGGGGGAAGGGTGGCCGAAAACCAGATTTCCGCCTCATGGTCGGAGGCCAATTGCTTCCAGAAGAGCAGATCGCTTTCGCTGGCCTTTTCGAAAGAAAAACCATCGACGATGATGATTTGCGGCTGGAAGGAGGAATCCCTGATCAGCCGGGCGACGCTGCTTTTGACCGCATCAAGGTTCAGCCCGCTGCGTTTGAAGTGGAGGATCAGGCGGTTGCGGATGATTTCTTCATAGATATCCATTGCATCGGCCAGCTTGTAGGCGCGGGCGATTTCATGATAGACCTGGGTGTACCAATGTTCGATATGCTGGGGATCGTCGGAAAAGGAGATATGGAGGGCTTTGTGGCCGCGCAACAGATTATCCGTTGCGAAGTGAACCAGGCAGGCGGTTTTGCCGACCCCCTTGCGGGCCACGAAGACGCCCAGATTGCCCTTACCCAGCCCGCCGCGGATCGATTTTTCCAGGATCCGGATCGGACTGCGCTTGATGATTTCTGCTTTGAGCATGACAGACCTCTGAAGTAAGGTGCGCTGCTTCAAATGGCCAAGCCATTGTAATATACGACAGACTAGACCAAAGATGCAACATCGTAATATCGGATTTGCGGACAAAAGTCAGTGCGACGAGCAACGCACAGTTACTTTTGTTTCTGTTTTTCCTGATAGGCCTTTTTCAACTCTTCGGCAATCGATTCGGGCACCTTGGCGTAGCGCTTGAATTCCATCGTGAACTCCGCCTTGCCCTGCGTGGCCGAGCGCAGCACCGTGGAGTAGCCGAACATCTCGCCCAGGGGTACTTCCGCTTCAACGGCGGTGAAGGTTTTATCCTCGGTGGCGCTGAGGATCATGCCGCGGCGCTGGTTAATGGTGCCGAGAACCGCTCCCTGAAACTCCGGTGGAGTCTCTACGGCTACGCGCATGATCGGTTCGAGAATGACCGGCTTGCAACGGCTGTAGGTTTCGCGGAAAGCGCTCGACGCCGCGGTCTGGAAGGCCATATCGGAGGAATCGACAGGGTGAAAGTTGCCGTCATTGAGGGTGACCCGGACCCCGACAATGGGAAAGCCCACCAGGGGGCCCTTCTCCAGGGCGGACTCGAAGCCCTTTTTGCAGGAGGGGATATACTCGGTCGGGATGACTCCGCCCTTGATGTCATCGATGAACTCAAAATTACCATCGTGGTAGGGCTCAATGATCCCGCAAACCCGTGCATACTGGCCGGCACCGCCGGTCTGCTTTTTATGGATGTAATCGAAGTCGGCTTTCTGCGAGATGCTCTCGCGATAGGCCACTTGCGGCGCGCCGGTCTCGAGGGAGACCGCATACTCGCGGCGCATCCGCTCCACATAGACATCGAGATGTAGCTCGCCCATGCCGCGGATAATGGTGTCTCCGGTCTCCGGATCGACAAAGGTCTTGAAGGTCGGATCCTCCTTGCTGAAGCGGTTCAGGGCCTTGGCCATGTTTTCACCGGACTTGTTGTCCAGGGGCTTGATCGACAGCGAGATTACTGGATTGGGCACATACATCGAGGTCATCGAATAGTTGATATCGGTGGAGCAAAAGGTGTCGCCAGAGGCGCAATCGATGCCGAAGAGGGCGACAATATCGCCGGCTTGCGCCTCGGTGATATCCTCCATCTCGTCGGCATGCATGCGGATGAGACGGCCGATGCGAACCTTTTTCTGTGAGCGGGTGTTGCGCAGTTCATCCCCTTTATGGATGCTCCCCTGGTAAATGCGAACGTAGGTGAGCTGCCCGAAGCGTGTATCATCGAGCTTGAAGGCCAGGAGCACTGCGGGCAGCTTGCTGTCAGGCTGGAGGACGATCTCGGTCTCCCCGGCATCGAGATCGAGGGCGCGGTTTTCGACCTCGGTCGGGGCGGGTAGAAAATTGACGATGCCGTCGAGCAGCAGTTGAATGCCCTTGTTCTTGAAAGCCGAACCGATGAAGACGGGGGTAAGTTCGAGGGCGAGGGTGCCCTGGCGGACCGCCTGATAGATCAATTCCTCGGTGACTTGGTCCGCGAGGTAGGCCTCCGCTAGTTCGTCGCTATATAGCGAGACGCGGTCGATGAGGAGATCGCGTTTTTCCAGGGCCTTGTCGCGCAGGGCCGCGGGGATCTCCTCTTCACGGAGGATCTCGCCATTGTTGCCATCAAAGTAAATCGCCTTGAAGCGGATCAGATCAATGATGCCCTCAAAATTGGCCTCGAGGCCGATCGGGTACTGGAGCATGACGGCATTGTGGCCGAGTTTGTCGCGGAGTTGTTCGGTCACCCGTTCCGGGTCAGCGCCCATGCGGTCGCATTTGTTGATGAAAGCCAGACGCGGGACCTTGTAACGGGTCATCTGCCGATCGACGGTCAGGGTCTGGGATTGGACGCCGCCGACGGCGCATAGGACCAGCACGGCGCCGTCGAGGACGCGCAGGGAGCGTTCCACCTCGATGGTGAAATCGACATGTCCGGGGGTGTCGATAATGTTGATCGCATGCTTGCCCCAGGTTACGTTGGTCGAGGCGGAGGAGATGGTGATGCCGCGCTCGCGTTCCAGCTCCATCGAATCCATAGTGGCGCCGACGCCATCCTTGCCGCGGACCTCGTGGATGGCATGGATTTTTTGGGTGTAATAGAGGATTCGTTCGGTCAGGGTCGTCTTGCCGGAGTCGATGTGGGCGCTGATGCCGATGTTGCGCATTTTTTGCAGATCAATAGCCATAGTGAACTCGGAGTTAATGAGGCAATTCGTGAAAAATAAAGATATAAAGTTACGAATTCTTTGCCAATTTCCCAATAAAAAAATAGCCATTTGCCTAAAAATGCTGCAGGGTGTCTGATGGGAAATCCTGCCCCACCGGTATGTCGGCAACGGCGGGGCAGGCGGCAGTCTCAGCGCTCGGGGAAGGGGGGCACCGGCGGTACGGTATTTTTCCAGGTTTTCAGTTCTTCCTGGATCAATTCGATGGCTTTGTCAAGCTGCTGGTCGATGCCCTCGTATTCAAGGGCGGGATCATTATCCACCTCGACATCCGGTTCCACCCCGGTTCCCTCGATGATCCAGCTGCTGCCATCCAGACCGAAGCGGGAAAATTCGGGTTTGTTCAGTGAACCGCCATCGAGGAAGGGCAGCGAGCCGCGAATACCGACCACGCCACCCCAGGTGCGTTTGCCCACCAGCTTGCCGATCTTGAGCTGTTTGAACTGGTAGGGGAAAAGGTCGCCATCGGAAGCCGAGAACTCGTCAATCAGGCAGATCTTGGGTCCCCACTGCATGCCACCCGGAGCAGGCGTCGCTATGGTGTTGCGGGCAAAGGTGAACATGGTGATTTCGCGGCGCAGCCGCTCGATGATCATGGGAGAGACATTGCCGCCACCATTGCCGCGATCGTCGATGATCAGGGCTTTTTTCTGCAGCTGAGGGTAATAGTATTTGACAAATTCGTTAAGCCCATGGGTGCCCATATCGGGTATATGGATATAACCCACTGTGCCGCCCGTGGCCTTGTCGACTTTGGCGATGTTGTTCTGCACCCAGTCGTAATAGTAGAGCTCGGCCTCGCTGTCGATGGGGACGACGGTTACCTCGCGGCTGCCGGTAGCAGTGGGAGTTTTGTTGAGTCTCAGCACCACTTGTTTGCCGGCTTTGTTGACCAGAGCCGCATAGAGGTTGGGCATCGCGGCGGTCGGCTGGCCGTCGATGGCTAGGATATAATCGCCGGGGGCCGCATTGACCCCGATTTCGGCGAGTGGGGAGCGATCCTTGGTCTGCCAGTTTTCGCCTTTGAGGATCCGGTCGATTCGGAAATACCCGCTGGCGACCTCCTTGCTGATCTGAGCCCCGAGCAGTCCCAGCTTGATCCGTTTCGTCTTGGGCAGATCGCCGCCGCCGACATAGGTGTGGCCGGCGTTGAGCTCGCCGATCATCTCGCCGATCAGATAGGTCAGGTCGGCGCGGTGTTCGACATAGTCAACCAACGCGCCGTATTTTTCTTTAACACCGTCCCAATCCACTCCGTGCATATTGGGTGCGTAGAAAAAATCGCGCATCTGGCGCCAACTCTCGGTAAAGATCTGCCGCCACTCCGCCTTTCGGTCCAGGGCCACCTCCATGCCGGTGAGGTCGAGCTTGTCTTTGATTTCGATCTTCGCCGTCGGCAGGTCGATCAGGGCATAGGCGGAACCCTGTTTGACGAGCATCTTTTTCTGATTAGCCGAGATTTCATACCCGTCGATTTGACCCAGTTCAGTCTCTTTCTGTTCCTTCAGATCATACATCAAGAGCAAGGGCTTTTCGTCCTTGCTGCTACGGCGGATGTAATAGAGTTTTTGTTCGACAGCGGAGAGATGGCCGTACTGCGCCGGTGTGACGGGCAGGCCGACGATCCGTTGCGCCAAACCGTCGAGATCGATCTTGAGCGGTGTGACGACGACGGCCGATTCCTTTTTGCCGCTCTCCGGGGCCTTGGTTGCGGCCCCCGACGGCTTCTTGACCTGAACTTCATCACTTTTGGGCTTGAACGGGGAGGGGGTCTCCTTGTTCAGGGTTAAAAGGTAGATGCGGGAGAGGTCGCGATAGATATGATTCCACTCGGTCTGGCTGTAGAGCGGATTGAAGTCGCGGTTTGAAACGAAATAGAGAAATAGCCCGTCGCTACTGAAAGCCGGACTGGAGCAGTCGAACCAGCCATCGGTGACAGCGGTGGTGCTCCTGGTATCCAGGGAGTAGAGGTAGAGCCGCGACATCATTTGCTCTTCGTCCTTCACATAGGCGATCCACTTGCTGCTGGGCGACCAGACATAGTCGGTGAACTCGAAGGTGCGGGCCGTATCGATCGGAGTGACCGTCAGCGATTCGATATCGACGTATTGCAGGCGCAGTCTTTTGTCCGCCCAGAGCAGTTTGCGGCTGTCGGGCGACCAGCTCAGCCGATATTTATAGACGTCGCCGTTGCGGGTGATCTGCCGGGGTTCCCCCTTCCCGTCCTGGGGGAAGAGCCAGATTTCGTCCTCCCCAGTGCGGTCGGAGATCGCGGCGATCCATTGGCCGTCGGGCGACCAGATGCTGTTGCGTTCGTGAATACCGGGAGTCCGGGAGAGGTTGCGGATTTCGCCGTACTTGGCGGGAACGGTGAAGAGATCGCCGCGGGCGCCAAAAAGGGCGCGTTGGCCATCGGGTGCGATCTCGTAGTTGGCAATTGCGGTGCTGACATCGGCGATCCCGGAGCGGCTAGCGGCCAGATCCTCGGCGATGGTCACCGGGATCTCGTGCAGGCTCTCATTGGCGAGATCGAAACGGAAGAGGGCGCCGCCCTTTTCGAAAACGATCGCTTGGTCGCCGAGAGAGGGGAATTTGATGTCATAATCGGTGAAGCGGGTGAGCTGGCGCAGTCCGCTGCCGTCCGGCCTACAAACATAGAGGTTCATCCGTTTGTTCTCATCGCGGTCGGAGAGAAAAAAGATCCGGTCGCGCCACCACATGGGAAAGAGGTCCGAAGCGGGATTTTGGGTGAGGTTGCGGGTCCTTTTGCTAGTGCGGTTATAGATCCAGATATCGTCGGTCATGCCGCCGCGGTAGCGCTTCCAGGTGCGGAATTCACGGAAGATGCGGTTGTAGGCAAACTGACTGCCGTCCGGGGAAAAGGAACCAAAGCCTCCACGCGGCAAAGGGAGTTGTTCGGGCATGCCGCCCTCTCGGGGAACGAGGAAGAGCTTTCCCTTGAAGTCGTTGAATTCATACATGCGTGAGCGGAACAGGATCTGCCGGCCGTCCGCGCTCCAGCCCATTACGATGGAGTTGGGGCCCATGCGGTCGGAAACATCGTCGCGATCGAGGGTCGCGGTATAGGTGAGGCGCTGCGGCACCCCGCCCTCGGCGGGCATCAGGTAGACCTCGGTGTTGCCATCGTATTGTCCGGTGAAGGCGATCTGCCGGCCATCGGGGGAAAAGCGAGCGAACATTTCGTAGCCCATGTCGCTGGTCAAGGGGCGGGCGATACCCCCCTGAGCCGATACGGTGTAGAGGTTGCCGGCATAGCTGAAGACGACTTGTTCTCCATGGATGGCGGGAAAACGGAGCAGCAGGGTGGAGGCCATGCCCGTCGCGGCTTTGAGCAGTAGAACGAGGAGCAGGAACGGCAGGGTGTGTCGTTTCATAAGGATCCTTTCAGTTTCGGAATGAAGCTTAAGCGGCGGGGATCGGGAGCGGTGTTGAGGATTAGGCAAATAAAAACCCTGCAGCAGGTTGTGGCGGCAGGGTTATCGTACTCCCGGCTATTCTATTCGTTTGCGGCTGCGATGCGACAGCAGGCCGAAGACGGCATCGAAACCACGTTTGATGCCCTGGCCCACCTGAGATATCTTGACGGCGGGCAGGGCCAGTTTTTGCAGCAGATGTTGCTCGAAATCCTTGACGTTGCGCGAGAGTTGACGGACATTGTCCACACTCTCCTCGATCATGAGGGTCTGGCGCTGCACGGATTCAAGGACGCGCGCTGTCTTTTGGGTGATGATTGTTAGATCGTGACTGATGGGCGCGATATGCGGCCGGATAGTCTCGGTCAACCGCTGGATGGATTTGATCAGGCGGATGACGTAGAACAAGGTCACGATCAGGGCCACCCAGGTCAGCACCATAACAGCGGCGATGACGACCACACTGTATTCCAGCATCACAGGGGCTCTCCTTACGCGTTAGGGCTTACTTTTTTTCGAACTCCTTGCGCGCGGCCTGGACGCCTGCCGTCACGGCCTTTTCAGCCTTTACTTTTTTTTTTGCGACTTCTTCCTTGGTGTCGTAAAAGTATTCCTTGGCGCTTTCGCTCAGCTCATCCACTTTATGGCCGGCACTGGTGAGGAGTTCCTCGGCTTTGCTCCGGGCGCTAGCGAGTTGCTCGGTGGCTTCTTCACGGAGAGCCTGAGCCTTGTCGACCGCTTCGGTGATGATCGCAGAGGCGCGGGCGCGGGCATCGTTATACAGGCGTTTGGAGCCCTCAACCGCTTCCTCGCTCTTGCGGCGGATATCTCCACGCAGCTCTTTGCCCGACTTGGGGGCGAACAGCAGCGCGGCGATCGCACCCAGAGTGCCGCCGATCAGCAATCCCTTGAAGAAACTGTCGCGATCGAATCCATTCTCAGACATGGTCATTTCCTCCTGATAAGATGATGATAATCGTTTGATGGGATCTCTTTATATAACAATATGGCTGGTTAATTGTTCCCCCGGGCGTGATAAAATCGGGGAATTGCATCCTCCCCCTTTTATACAATTAGTGAAATAATATCAAAAAGTCAAGGCCCTTTTTGCCGGTATGGCCACCCAGCCGGCGGCAGCGCGTATAATTTCCATTACGATGACGAGACTCGAAGGTTACGGCAAAATCCTTGCTTTTCTCCCTTTTGGCTGATATATTACAGGCTGTTGGCCCTTTTACCTGGCAGGAATCTCTTTTCAGGAAAGACGTCGTGGACGAGCAGCATTTTTTTACCCTCATCGCCGAGGAATTGAGCCTGCGCTGGAGCCAGGTCAAGAACACGGTGGATCTGCTGGATGCGGAAAATACCGTCCCCTTTATAGCACGCTACCGTAAGGAGGTCACCGGCAGCCTCGACGAGGAGCAAATCCGCGCTATACAGGAGCGCATCCGCTATCTCCGCAACCTCGAGGAGCGCCGGCAAGCCATTCTCAAGAGCATTGAGGAACAGGGCAAACTGACGCCCGAGCTGGAAGAACGCATCCATGCCGCGGCCAGGCTGCAGGAGTTGGAAGACCTCTATCTGCCCTACAAACCGAAACGACGCACTCGGGCGACGATGGCACGGGAGAAGGGGCTGGAACCGCTGGCGCAGCTCATCCTTGCCCAGGAGATCCTTAGTGGCGATCCACTGGTCTATGCCCAGGCTTATGTCGATGCCGAAAAAGGGGTGGAGAGCCCGGAGGAGGCCCTGGCGGGTGCGCGCGATATCTGCGCGGAGACGGTCGCCGAGGAGGCCCGGATTCGCCAGACCATCCGCGAGTTGACCCTGGCCCGGGGATTTCTCACCTCCGCGGCCCGCGACCCGGAGAACTGCCAGGAGTATGAGATCTACAAGCAGTTCTCCGAGCCGGTTCGAACCATCCCGCCACACCGCATCCTCGCCATCAACCGCGGCGAGCGCGAAAACTTTCTTCGGGTGGAGGTTGAGGCCCCGGAAGCGGAGTTGGTGCTTGCAATCGAAGCGGCCTGCATTACCCAGCCTCGCAGCATCTTCACCGGCGAGCTGCGCCAGGCCATCGCCGACGCCTACCACCGTCTCCTCGCTCCGGCGATCGAACGCGAAATCCGCGCCCAGCTCTCCGATAAGGCCGACGATCATGCCATCAACATCTTCGCACAGAACCTGCGCGCTTTGCTGATGCAGCCGCCGCTGCGTGGTCGCATCATCCTCGGTATTGACCCTGGCTTCCGCACCGGCTGCAAAATTGCCGCCATCGATCAGACCGGCAAATATCTCGAAGGCACTACCATCTATCCGCACGAGCCGCAGCGGCGCTGGGAGGAGGCCAAGGAGACAATCTTTGAATTTATCGAGGATTACAGGATCGATATCATCGCCATCGGCAATGGCACGGCCAGCCGCGAGACCGAAAAGTTGGCCGCCGAGGTGATCGCGGCGTGCAGCCGACCGGTCCAGTATGTCATCGTCAACGAGGCCGGCGCCTCGGTCTACTCCGCCTCCCCGGTGGCCAAAAAGGAGTTTCCGGAACTCGAGGCCTCCCTCCGCGGCAACATTTCGATCGCCCGCCGCTTGCTCGATCCCCTCTCCGAACTAGTCAAGATTGATCCCAAATCGATCGGCGTTGGACTATACCAGCACGACGTCGACCAGATACGCCTGGCTGAATCCCTGGACCAGGTGGTTGAATCCTGCGTCAATAATGTGGGCGTCGACCTCAACACCGCCTCGGCTTCGCTACTGCAATACGTCTCCGGGATCAACAGTCGGGTTGCGGAGAACATCGTCAAATACCGCGAAGAGAAGGGCCGGTTCGACAGCCGCGACGAACTCAAGGCAGTCAAAGGCGTGGGCGAGAATGCATTTATCCAGGCGGCCGGTTTTCTGCGTCTGCCCGAAAGTGAGCACTTTTTCGACCGCACCGCGGTCCATCCCGAGTCTTATGGCGCCGCCGAAAAGCTCCTACAGGAGCTGGGCCTCACCATCGCTCAGGTCCAGGAGAACGGCAAACTGGTGAGCCGGCAGCTCAAGAAGAGCCGCCGGCCGCTGGCGGAGCTCGCGCAACGCTGCGGCTGCGGTCAGGAGACGCTGCTGGACATCATCGCCAGCTTGGAAAAGCCAAACCGCGATCCGCGTGATGAGATGCCCAAGCCGATTCTGCGCAGCGATGTACTCAGCATGGAGGATCTGAGCGAAGGGATGGTGCTCAAGGGCACGGTGCGCAATGTGGTCGATTTCGGGGCCTTCGTCGATATCGGGGTCAAGGAGGATGGCCTGGTTCATCTCAGCCGCATGGCAAAAAAGTTCATCAAGCATCCTTTGGATGTCGTCAAAGTGGGCGATGTCATCGAAGTTAAGGTCATCTCCATCGACCGCGAACGGCACCGCATCGGATTGAGTATGGTGCTGGATTGAGCGGGGACGCGATGCCGGGCGACGAGGTCCAGCCGTTGCGGGTATGCATTTTTACCAGCGTGCACCGGCCCTATGACGTCCGGATCTTCCACCGGGAGGCGCAGACGCTAGCCGAGGCGGGCTACGAGGTCACCCTCCTGGTGCATGCCCCCTTCACCACCGCGGAACGGGACGGTGTGCGCCTCATCGGAATGACCCCACCGGCGAACCGCCGCCAGCGTCTCTCCTCTCTCTGGCGTTTTTTTTGGGCCGCGTTGCGCCAAAAGGCCCAAGTCTATCATTTTCATGATCTTGAGCTGCTGCCCGCGGGGTGGCTTCTGAAACGGTGGACGCGCGCGGCGGTTATCTATGACTGTCATGAGAACTATCCCGAAGCGGTCCGCGAGCGGGCCTGGCTGC encodes:
- the fusA gene encoding elongation factor G, whose amino-acid sequence is MAIDLQKMRNIGISAHIDSGKTTLTERILYYTQKIHAIHEVRGKDGVGATMDSMELERERGITISSASTNVTWGKHAINIIDTPGHVDFTIEVERSLRVLDGAVLVLCAVGGVQSQTLTVDRQMTRYKVPRLAFINKCDRMGADPERVTEQLRDKLGHNAVMLQYPIGLEANFEGIIDLIRFKAIYFDGNNGEILREEEIPAALRDKALEKRDLLIDRVSLYSDELAEAYLADQVTEELIYQAVRQGTLALELTPVFIGSAFKNKGIQLLLDGIVNFLPAPTEVENRALDLDAGETEIVLQPDSKLPAVLLAFKLDDTRFGQLTYVRIYQGSIHKGDELRNTRSQKKVRIGRLIRMHADEMEDITEAQAGDIVALFGIDCASGDTFCSTDINYSMTSMYVPNPVISLSIKPLDNKSGENMAKALNRFSKEDPTFKTFVDPETGDTIIRGMGELHLDVYVERMRREYAVSLETGAPQVAYRESISQKADFDYIHKKQTGGAGQYARVCGIIEPYHDGNFEFIDDIKGGVIPTEYIPSCKKGFESALEKGPLVGFPIVGVRVTLNDGNFHPVDSSDMAFQTAASSAFRETYSRCKPVILEPIMRVAVETPPEFQGAVLGTINQRRGMILSATEDKTFTAVEAEVPLGEMFGYSTVLRSATQGKAEFTMEFKRYAKVPESIAEELKKAYQEKQKQK
- a CDS encoding glutamine--tRNA ligase/YqeY domain fusion protein; protein product: MNKERGETPVATAPPNFIRAIIREDLKTGKYQGRVHTRFPPEPNGYLHIGHAKSICLNFGLAREFGGKTNLRYDDTNPAKEDVEYVESIEEDVRWLGFDWEGRKYYASDYFEPLYDYAVQLIKLGKAYVCDLSPDEIRAYRGTLTEPGKNSPFRDRSVAENLDLFQRMRNGEFAEGSRVLRAKIDMASPNLNMRDPAIYRIKNIEHHRTGKTWCIYPMYDYAHCISDSIEGITHSICTLEFEDHRPLYDWFLDQLGIYHPQQIEFARLNLSYTVLSKRKLLQLVSEKHVSGWDDPRMPTIAGMRRRGYTPEALRNFAEIIGVAKRDSVVDIQLLEHCIREDLNLRAPRRMAVLNPVKVIIDNYPDGMVEELEAINNPEDASMGTRKVPFSREIYIERDDFREDPPKQFHRLSPGVEVRLRYAYFITCTGVEKDAQGMVTLLHCSYDPASRGGGTPDGRKVKGTLHWVSAAHALDATVRLYDHLFTKPDPQEVAEDESFLDYLNPQSLQVIEHCKLEPVLAGAQPGERVQFERSGYFIADTMDSKPGAPVFNRTVSLRDSWAKIEKKMGG
- a CDS encoding DUF948 domain-containing protein; translated protein: MLEYSVVVIAAVMVLTWVALIVTLFYVIRLIKSIQRLTETIRPHIAPISHDLTIITQKTARVLESVQRQTLMIEESVDNVRQLSRNVKDFEQHLLQKLALPAVKISQVGQGIKRGFDAVFGLLSHRSRKRIE
- a CDS encoding PDZ domain-containing protein, translating into MKRHTLPFLLLVLLLKAATGMASTLLLRFPAIHGEQVVFSYAGNLYTVSAQGGIARPLTSDMGYEMFARFSPDGRQIAFTGQYDGNTEVYLMPAEGGVPQRLTYTATLDRDDVSDRMGPNSIVMGWSADGRQILFRSRMYEFNDFKGKLFLVPREGGMPEQLPLPRGGFGSFSPDGSQFAYNRIFREFRTWKRYRGGMTDDIWIYNRTSKRTRNLTQNPASDLFPMWWRDRIFFLSDRDENKRMNLYVCRPDGSGLRQLTRFTDYDIKFPSLGDQAIVFEKGGALFRFDLANESLHEIPVTIAEDLAASRSGIADVSTAIANYEIAPDGQRALFGARGDLFTVPAKYGEIRNLSRTPGIHERNSIWSPDGQWIAAISDRTGEDEIWLFPQDGKGEPRQITRNGDVYKYRLSWSPDSRKLLWADKRLRLQYVDIESLTVTPIDTARTFEFTDYVWSPSSKWIAYVKDEEQMMSRLYLYSLDTRSTTAVTDGWFDCSSPAFSSDGLFLYFVSNRDFNPLYSQTEWNHIYRDLSRIYLLTLNKETPSPFKPKSDEVQVKKPSGAATKAPESGKKESAVVVTPLKIDLDGLAQRIVGLPVTPAQYGHLSAVEQKLYYIRRSSKDEKPLLLMYDLKEQKETELGQIDGYEISANQKKMLVKQGSAYALIDLPTAKIEIKDKLDLTGMEVALDRKAEWRQIFTESWRQMRDFFYAPNMHGVDWDGVKEKYGALVDYVEHRADLTYLIGEMIGELNAGHTYVGGGDLPKTKRIKLGLLGAQISKEVASGYFRIDRILKGENWQTKDRSPLAEIGVNAAPGDYILAIDGQPTAAMPNLYAALVNKAGKQVVLRLNKTPTATGSREVTVVPIDSEAELYYYDWVQNNIAKVDKATGGTVGYIHIPDMGTHGLNEFVKYYYPQLQKKALIIDDRGNGGGNVSPMIIERLRREITMFTFARNTIATPAPGGMQWGPKICLIDEFSASDGDLFPYQFKQLKIGKLVGKRTWGGVVGIRGSLPFLDGGSLNKPEFSRFGLDGSSWIIEGTGVEPDVEVDNDPALEYEGIDQQLDKAIELIQEELKTWKNTVPPVPPFPER